Proteins encoded within one genomic window of Acidobacteriota bacterium:
- a CDS encoding metal ABC transporter ATP-binding protein, whose protein sequence is MSRSPDPAPPAAVEVHDLTVAYHTQPVLWDIDLSLPEGKLIAIVGPNGAGKSTLLKTIVGLVRPITGWVRVFGQRWPLRRSWVGYVPQRESVDWDFPTSALDVVAMGLYGRLGWFRRPGRRHRRQARAYLEQVGLAAYAGRQISQLSGGQQQRVFLARALAQQARLYLMDEPFAGVDATTERAILATLQDLRDEGRTVIAVHHDLHTVREYFDHVVLLNLRLVAAGPVATTFTPENLQRTYGGRLTVLSQASAALLDSRRIDQVADRPRRDGH, encoded by the coding sequence ATGAGCCGCTCTCCCGACCCCGCCCCGCCGGCCGCCGTGGAAGTCCACGACCTGACCGTGGCCTACCACACCCAGCCCGTACTGTGGGACATCGACCTCTCGCTGCCCGAGGGCAAGTTGATCGCCATCGTCGGGCCCAACGGCGCGGGCAAGAGCACCTTGCTCAAGACCATCGTCGGACTGGTGCGGCCGATCACCGGCTGGGTGCGGGTCTTCGGCCAGCGCTGGCCCCTGCGCCGGAGTTGGGTGGGCTACGTGCCCCAGCGGGAGAGCGTCGACTGGGACTTCCCCACGTCCGCCCTGGACGTGGTGGCGATGGGTCTCTACGGCCGCCTGGGCTGGTTCCGCCGTCCCGGACGCCGTCACCGCCGACAGGCCCGCGCCTACCTCGAGCAGGTAGGCCTGGCGGCCTACGCCGGGCGCCAGATCAGCCAGCTCTCCGGCGGCCAGCAACAGCGGGTCTTCCTCGCCCGGGCCCTGGCCCAACAGGCCCGGCTCTACCTGATGGACGAGCCCTTCGCCGGGGTCGACGCCACCACCGAGCGCGCCATCCTGGCCACCCTGCAGGATCTGCGGGACGAGGGCCGCACGGTGATCGCCGTACACCACGACCTGCACACCGTCCGGGAATATTTCGATCACGTGGTGCTGCTCAACCTGCGACTGGTGGCCGCCGGTCCCGTCGCCACGACCTTCACCCCCGAAAACCTCCAGCGCACCTACGGTGGCCGCCTGACGGTGCTCAGCCAGGCCAGCGCGGCCCTGCTCGACAGCCGGCGCATCGACCAGGTCGCCGACCGCCCCCGCCGCGATGGTCACTGA